From Oryza sativa Japonica Group chromosome 4, ASM3414082v1, one genomic window encodes:
- the LOC4335551 gene encoding cysteine proteinase inhibitor 10 precursor, with amino-acid sequence MATSPMLFLVSLLLVLVAAATGDEASPSNAAAPAAPVLVGGRTEIRDVGSNKAVQSLGRFAVAEHNRRLRHGGSGGPADPVPVKLAFARVVEAQKQVVSGVAYYLKVAASARDPRGGAAAGGDRVFDAVVVVKAWLKSKELVSFTPASSTK; translated from the coding sequence ATGGCCACCTCTCCTATGCTCTTCCTTGTCTCCCTCCTACTAGTActagtcgccgccgccactggcgACGAGGCATCGCCGtcgaacgcggcggcgccggcggcgcccgtgCTGGTCGGCGGGAGGACGGAGATCAGGGACGTGGGCAGCAACAAGGCGGTGCAGTCGCTGGgccgcttcgccgtcgccgagcacaaccgccgcctccgccacggcggctccggcggcccCGCCGACCCCGTCCCGGTGAAGCTCGCGTTCGCACGCGTCGTGGAGGCGCAGAAGCAGGTCGTCTCCGGCGTGGCCTACTACCTCAAGGTCGCCGCGAGCGCGAGGgacccccgcggcggcgccgccgccggcggtgaccgggTGTTCgacgccgtggtggtggtgaaggCCTGGCTCAAATCCAAGGAGCTCGTCTCCTTCACGCCTGCTTCTTCTACCAAATAA